The Tardiphaga alba genome includes a window with the following:
- a CDS encoding AraC family transcriptional regulator yields the protein MFADAIDLAGKSAALHVERFTSGLAARSWSLRQTQHRRAHLLVMESRRGTATMRDSTIAFGAPALLWLPCGYEGTLQVEAGAQGYLLTVTDDLLTQTIAGSAEALHLRRTVDRLVLLEDAKASQGFAAMSAASTMLTHELAMPGRGSATLLSAHLLLLCLHLWRAVIAEEPVDDVSRRGDGPRLVGNFLQMVELHYRDGWPIARYAAALGVTDDRLHAHCKRERGISPRAVVHQRLIHEACARLRQLDLPVEQIAYGLGFHDPGYFNRFFRKYQNESPGTYRRRARLSPGRHGPSYAAWP from the coding sequence ATGTTCGCTGACGCCATCGACCTCGCCGGAAAATCCGCTGCGCTGCATGTCGAACGTTTCACGTCCGGGCTTGCGGCGCGCAGCTGGTCGCTCCGCCAGACGCAGCATCGGCGCGCGCATCTCCTGGTGATGGAAAGCCGCCGCGGCACCGCGACCATGCGCGATTCCACCATCGCATTCGGCGCGCCGGCGCTACTCTGGTTGCCCTGCGGCTATGAAGGCACCTTGCAGGTGGAAGCCGGCGCGCAGGGTTATCTGCTCACGGTGACCGACGATCTCCTGACACAAACCATCGCCGGCTCTGCCGAGGCGCTACATCTGCGCCGCACGGTGGATCGCCTGGTGCTGCTGGAGGACGCCAAAGCCTCGCAGGGCTTTGCCGCCATGTCAGCCGCCAGCACCATGCTCACCCATGAGCTGGCAATGCCGGGCCGTGGCAGCGCCACGCTGCTGTCCGCGCATCTGCTGCTGCTCTGCCTGCATCTGTGGCGCGCTGTCATCGCCGAGGAGCCGGTGGACGACGTCTCCCGCCGCGGCGACGGTCCGCGGCTGGTCGGCAATTTCCTGCAGATGGTCGAACTACATTATCGCGACGGCTGGCCGATCGCCCGCTATGCCGCAGCCCTCGGCGTCACCGACGACCGGCTGCATGCTCATTGCAAGCGCGAGCGCGGCATCAGCCCGCGCGCCGTGGTGCATCAGCGCCTGATCCATGAAGCCTGCGCGCGGCTGCGCCAACTCGATCTCCCCGTGGAGCAGATCGCCTATGGCCTCGGTTTTCACGACCCCGGCTATTTCAACCGCTTCTTCCGCAAGTATCAGAACGAATCGCCCGGGACATATCGGCGCCGGGCGCGGCTCAGCCCGGGCCGCCATGGGCCGTCCTATGCCGCCTGGCCTTGA
- a CDS encoding SCO family protein translates to MSSSTRPLVIIAAFAGSLAAGLLLVLWLSGGFSGFKGVAAPAAIGGQFQLTDQSGQKVTEQSLKGKPSLVFFGFTHCPDICPTALFEMSEVLRTLGPDAGKLNTYFVSVDPERDTAAIMKDYLSSFDPHLKGLTGTPEEVAKIITGYRVYAKKVPTKDGDYTMDHTALIYLMDKDGNFVAPFNLKRSPEDAAKDLKRYL, encoded by the coding sequence ATGAGTAGCTCCACCCGTCCGCTGGTCATCATCGCGGCTTTTGCCGGCAGCCTCGCCGCAGGGTTGCTGCTCGTGCTGTGGCTCTCCGGCGGGTTCAGCGGCTTCAAGGGCGTTGCGGCGCCGGCTGCTATCGGTGGCCAGTTCCAGCTCACCGATCAATCCGGCCAGAAGGTCACCGAGCAGAGCCTGAAGGGCAAGCCGTCGCTGGTCTTCTTCGGCTTCACGCATTGCCCGGATATTTGCCCGACCGCACTGTTTGAGATGTCCGAAGTGCTGCGCACGCTGGGCCCAGATGCCGGCAAGCTGAACACCTATTTCGTTTCGGTCGATCCCGAGCGCGACACCGCGGCGATCATGAAAGATTATCTCTCCTCTTTCGATCCGCATCTGAAAGGCCTGACCGGAACGCCCGAGGAAGTCGCCAAGATCATCACCGGCTATCGCGTTTATGCGAAGAAGGTCCCGACCAAGGACGGCGACTACACGATGGATCATACCGCGCTGATCTATCTGATGGACAAGGACGGCAATTTCGTCGCGCCGTTCAACCTGAAGCGCTCGCCGGAAGATGCCGCGAAAGACTTGAAGCGGTATCTCTAA
- a CDS encoding FAD-binding dehydrogenase: protein MAADADVIVVGAGLAGLVAATEIADAGKRVIVIDQEGEQNLGGQAFWSFGGLFFIDSPEQRRLGIKDSYDLAHQDWMGSAGFDREEDHWPRRWAEAYLAFAAGEKRDWLRAMGHRSFPIVGWAERGGYDAMGHGNSVPRFHVTWGTGPGIVEPFERRARDAMKKGLLTFKFRHRVDALAMTNGTVDGVSGAVLEPANNERGESSSRNVVGEFALQAQAVIVASGGIGGNHDLVRQNWPQRLRAPPKRMISGVPAHVDGRMIGITEAAGARLINRDRMWHYVEGIENWNPIWPKHGIRILPGPSSMWFDATGERLPAPLFPGSDTLGQLQYIQSTGYDYSWFVLTQAIIKKEFALSGSEQNPDLTGKSWMMTARRATNKGAPAPVEAFKDHGIDFIVRDNLDDLVKAMNELTGDGLLKLDRIREQIEARDRAIANPFVKDAQVMNLHNARKYIGDKLIRTAKPHRILDAEKGPLIAVRLNILTRKTLGGFETDLDARVFGAGHQIIPGLYAVGEAAGFGGGGMHGYRSLEGTFLGGCLFSGRTAGRAAAKAV, encoded by the coding sequence ATGGCTGCCGATGCGGATGTCATCGTCGTCGGTGCGGGGCTTGCGGGTCTCGTCGCCGCGACCGAGATCGCGGATGCCGGCAAGCGCGTGATCGTGATCGATCAGGAAGGCGAACAGAATCTCGGCGGGCAGGCCTTCTGGTCGTTCGGCGGTCTCTTCTTCATCGACTCGCCCGAACAACGCCGGCTCGGCATCAAAGACAGCTACGACCTCGCGCACCAGGACTGGATGGGCTCGGCCGGTTTCGACCGCGAGGAAGATCACTGGCCGAGGCGCTGGGCGGAAGCCTACCTCGCTTTCGCCGCCGGCGAAAAGCGCGACTGGTTGCGCGCGATGGGACATCGCTCCTTCCCCATCGTCGGCTGGGCCGAGCGCGGCGGCTATGACGCGATGGGCCACGGCAATTCGGTGCCGCGCTTCCATGTCACATGGGGCACCGGCCCCGGCATCGTCGAACCGTTCGAGCGCCGCGCCCGCGACGCCATGAAAAAGGGCCTGCTCACCTTCAAGTTCCGCCATCGCGTCGATGCGCTCGCTATGACGAATGGAACGGTCGACGGTGTCAGTGGCGCCGTTCTCGAGCCCGCGAATAACGAGCGTGGCGAAAGCTCATCGCGCAACGTGGTCGGAGAATTCGCGTTGCAGGCGCAGGCGGTGATCGTTGCCTCCGGCGGCATCGGCGGCAATCACGACCTGGTGCGGCAGAACTGGCCACAGCGTCTGCGCGCGCCACCCAAACGCATGATCTCCGGTGTTCCCGCGCATGTGGACGGCCGCATGATCGGTATCACCGAGGCCGCCGGCGCGCGGCTGATCAATCGCGATCGCATGTGGCACTATGTGGAAGGCATCGAGAACTGGAATCCGATCTGGCCGAAACACGGCATCCGCATTCTGCCGGGGCCGTCATCAATGTGGTTCGATGCGACGGGCGAGCGATTGCCGGCGCCGCTGTTTCCTGGATCGGACACGCTCGGGCAGCTGCAATACATCCAATCGACGGGCTACGACTATTCCTGGTTCGTGTTGACCCAGGCGATCATCAAAAAGGAGTTTGCGCTGTCGGGATCGGAGCAGAATCCGGATCTCACCGGCAAAAGCTGGATGATGACCGCGCGCCGTGCCACCAACAAAGGCGCACCAGCGCCGGTGGAGGCGTTCAAGGACCACGGCATCGACTTCATCGTCCGCGACAATCTGGATGATCTCGTGAAGGCGATGAACGAGCTCACTGGCGATGGCTTGCTGAAGCTCGATCGCATCAGGGAACAGATCGAGGCGCGTGACCGGGCCATCGCCAATCCGTTCGTGAAGGACGCGCAGGTGATGAACCTGCACAATGCGCGAAAATATATCGGTGACAAACTGATCCGCACGGCGAAGCCGCATCGCATTCTCGATGCCGAGAAGGGCCCGTTGATCGCCGTGCGGCTGAACATCCTGACGCGTAAGACATTGGGTGGTTTCGAGACCGATCTCGATGCCCGCGTGTTCGGTGCGGGCCATCAGATCATCCCCGGCCTCTACGCCGTCGGCGAAGCCGCGGGTTTCGGCGGCGGCGGCATGCATGGCTATCGCTCGCTGGAAGGGACGTTTCTTGGCGGCTGCCTTTTTTCGGGCCGGACGGCGGGGCGCGCGGCGGCGAAGGCTGTGTAG